tacaccacaggaaaacaatagtgattggatatccaccattaaaattctcctaaggcctactgtactgtttatttgacattcaatctgttgattaggtcatacaggccagatgaagggaaaaaacaaagatcatcttgatccaaaactttcatggccccagaaggtttttaatggtcgacttgAGTTATATTCAAtttccattggtttttatggtgcagcccacttgagttttatatgtacctcatttttgggctcatgctctagaatgatctgaaaaagttgatggatggtgtggatcaaacacataaattatggtggggcataaagaagtttcacatgttaaaagttgattttgttttacacaaacaatttaaagaaaaaaaaattgccatagtaacttgaaaagaggtaattttggaagcaaaaatttttgtttaatgaaaaattcatggAGCGCATTccacattcaccattaagccagacttcTATCacagaaagaattcagtgaaaaaccacttagcgctttccttcttccgcgttaacaacatattaacaaacaccactaaacatgaaaCAATTTTCCAATTTTAcattaagtacaaaaattcagcgttaacaaacaagcccttagtctaccacttgagctatggatctgggtgttttaaaaaaaaaaaaaaacttatttttttaaagaaaaaatgaagatctttatgataaataatcacatatataattaataaaatcatatatataaaaataagtcctatattgaaatataataaactaatgtaataactaAAATATTAGTACGTATACACCAGGTCAACCCGATCAACCGACCAAGCCCTTAGGATTGGGTTAGGCTTGGATTGAGAATtccaacccgagattgggttgggtcgggttaaggttgaggtacaggaaccttgggttgggttaagggtTGAGCACCAGCCCAGCCCAGCCGGCCCGACTTTCAGCTCTACCGCCATCTGtgcaggaaattcgcgtccgaGTCCAGGTGCAGCGCACGTGCGCTTCTATTGGAATTCTACGGCTATAAATAGCGGAGAGCCCCAATCAAAGGCGGAAAGAGAAGCAGACGATCCGATTTCTGAGGTATCTTCTCAGCCCTTTtatttctctttcctccttttcctTTCACCCTCTCAAAAACGCTTTTCCGAATCTGaaatctgtttatttatttatttatttatcgtTTTGTTCTCAATTTCTGCTCGTAAGAAATCCAATTCCTTTCTAATTATGTAGATGTACTTGTGTTGATTTCGTGTTTTGTTGAGGTTTCTTGGTTCAGATCCGTTGAGAAATTATGGTTTTGTCATGGTCGGAGGTTTCTTGCAGCAATTTGACTGGTTTCAGATGCTTTTGTACTGGAATTGAGCGAATTAGGGCTTTGAATGTAAATTTTCGAATTAGTTGGGAAATTCAAATGAATTTGGTCCCTTTTTGGATAATTAGCCGTTTTGGTTTTTGATTTAAGCGAATTACGGTCCGATGCCTGTTTCTGGATAATTTTCAGATTTTGAGAGGTTTCAGCTGCCActgtgtttgattaaatgaaatAGGGTTTTCAAACGTCAAATCTCAAGTGATTTGGGAAATTAAAGGGATTTTGCCTGCTTTTTTTGGATAATTAAGCAGTGCTTGAGAGATTTCAGATTTTGTGTTTGGTTGAAGAGAATTAGAGTTTTAAGTGATTAGTTCGATTTATCTGCATAAAATCAGTGAATTGTTTTTGTTAAGCTTTATTGATTCTAGCTCATGAGAAATTATAGATTTAGCTGCGCATCAGTATTTTGTTTGAACTTTTTGAAGAATTTTCATATGTTCTACGTATTTTTGGAAAAATTGGGGTCTTGATGTTTGATATGTTGAGCATTTGAACCCACACGGGGTTTGGGCAAATGGCAAGCATCGTGGGTGTGCTCCCACATAcgcgagtttgattcccctctcCGGGATTAcctgatgcacgtggtttgcgggtgattgcTTGCATCCACAGGGAATAGTCTCACCCCAAAATGGGGGCGGGACGACCTGATGTCATAAATATATGTGTGCGCATGCATTAAGCATTTGAAATTTGAAGAATTTAATGATCTTTCTGGTTAGTTTTTAAGCACTTAAGGCTTCTGTAAAAGCTAGCTGTTTATGTTGGAATTCCTGAGTTCTtatacatgattttttttttttcagggattTGAGATTTGTTTGAAGAAGTTGCTCTAAGCTTGTGCTAGATCAAAGCAATCAGGCTCTTTCTTGGAATCTGCATAACCTAGCCAATTTTGAATTTGTTGAAGAGATTACCTTGTTTTCGTGCAATTCCATTTCTCTCTAGTTGCAAATTGGTATATGAGACTTGTGAATGTTTTGGAACCCATTGATTCTCCTGCAGTCATTCCCTAGTTGCTGGAGTCCCAGTATTTCTGGTTTGGATTGATGTGATAAGGGCTTACACGTTTTCGAAGAAATTTCTGATTTATTCGGAGAGATTTTAGTGGTCGCAGTTTGATTAATGTGGCATACATATATTGATGAGCAGGTGATTTGTTTCTCGGACTCCTAAAAAATTATTCCACACTGGAGGGGAATTGCTGGTCCAATTAGGGCTGGCTTCTGTAATTCCATCACGGCTCTAAGCAAAGAAAGTCGCGTAAACATTAGAAGGGGTAGAGAATGCTTGAGAGATTGCCCTAAGTCCTTGCTTGCCTCCCCTTCTTTTCACGGTGGTCGGGGTGCCTTACCTTCAGCTGGTGGGCATCCAGCAGATCTGACCTTCCTCGCAGGTGGTGGTTGCTGAAAAAAGATCATTAGACTTAGGTTATTTTTTGGTTATTGGAACTTTGTATATAAGCATGGTTTCAGTCAAGCAGTTTGAAGATGACTATCATTTGTGGAAGCAAAACACTGGCTCTGAGTTGTCCAAATGCCCCCGACTGCCTCTAAGTGGTGGGTCTTATCTATTTATTGAATTTTGTTATGTTGTCATGTTTGTTTACTTGCTGTCCAGAGATCTTGTTGTTGTATTCTTCATCCTCCTGATATGGCTGTCATAATGGAAGAAATATATCGGTTACTTTCATTGCAGCTAAAATGTGATATTTCTTGATATCAATTGCTATATTTCTATGTCATGTTCTATCTTTAGAAAGTTAACATTAGATATTTATGCTGTTTTGGTAGATTATACTTGTGGTTTCATTTAAATGCAAAGTTTCCTCCATCAGACACCATTATGTGAATTATGGTTTGTTCCTATTTCTTTGCTGTTCATTCATGTTTAGAGGTTGCATGTGAAAAAGTTGTTTCTCAGAAGTAAATTACGGGACAtgtttcttcttaatttttttatctGGTTGAAACACATTTAGAATACTAGAAGTATAATGGAAGATGCATATGGTTATTCACTAAATTAAGTTGCAAAATCTTAGTTCTCATGTCGATAGTCATTTTTTGTTTAGGATACGCATAACTGGTATTTACTCCTTTTTATCTTTTTCgatcatcatcattttttatttttttggaagatAACAAACAAATTTATCGGGAAGATAAAAAAGGAAAGGATAAGTTCATCCAATGCGATGGATAAGATTCCCATATGGAAAGAGAAGATCAATTCATAACTTCCGCTAGCTCATCTATGATACAGTTTGTCTCTCTTGGGACTTGATGATTACTAATTTACATGGAATGACTCTGCATCTTCTGGTCATTTAGAATAAAGGCTAACTTTTGTTGTTTCCTGCTCGTTAGATGGGTTggtagagacagtgtagtgtgtgtgagtgatccaggctTCAAACCTTGGTAGCCTTACCTTTGAAAAAAAATGCCTACTTTTGTTTGGTTTCTAATGAAAAAAATTCCTCgtcatttaaaaagaaaaagaaaaaaagaaaagaataaaggcTAACTTCCAAGGCCAGGGACATCTCCTCGACTCCCTCACCCACCCCCAACCCGATTAAAAGAGGGCCACCGACCTATTTAACCAAGTCCACTTGATGTTTGCCACAAGATGAGCAATACAcaaaattatcttaaaaatttATGTCTTTCCCTTCCAAATTCTCCACATGATCGCATGGGGAAGCATCCTTGTATTGAACCTCTACATGTGAAATGCCTACCACCGTCTGCTAGCTCTGCTATGATCTCAAAAGGACCCAATCTATTTCCAGAAGGCAAAAGAAGTGAGACCAAATATGCCAACCCACCTTGCACCAATAAAGGGGTGATCTAGGTAAACCTAATTGGTAAGTTATGAGTAGATTGTTGGTAGGGGCATCTTGCATGTTGCATATGATTTAGGTTTATGTACTTGGGTGAGCATTTGGTATTTGGCTTTGAGTTCTTACTTCTACTATATGTGAGTTTTATTAAGCAAATTATAAGCTTTTATAGTGTTCTATTAGGAAAATCAGTGGGATATTTTTTTTACCAAGGGTCATCTATTGTAAGTGTCACTTAACAAACTTTCTAGTTGCTGAGGAGATACACAAAGGTGGTTCTTGAATCCTTTGGTGCTCAACTTATGTGGAGTGatgattttcttggatttttaGCAATAATATGGCATGTGGAAGCATTTTTACATTGTAAGTGATATTAAAGTTGGAAATGGCAAATGGTTGGATAGAGGTGAAAAGCAAAAGGAAGAGGAATCTGAGAAAACAACAGCTTGAAAATCTTGTCTATTTGTTCATTTCTGATATCCCTTTTACTTTGAAGACCGTGGCCAAGTGAGAGATCCGTTTGTACCTATGGACAAAGCTTCTAGGAACCCTTGGGGATTCACATTTGTTAGGTTCAGTTGCAGATTATGAAGCGATCAATGCTATCAAACATCTGAATTGGTCAGAGTTTCAAGCTAGGGTTGCTGGAGTAGAGTTTCACCTTTTTTGCTTCATCCACATATTTGTAATCAAGATCCTTTTCACTGGACCGATCCAATTCAAAAAATTGTCCTCATGGATGTTGCCATGATATTCAGGAACTTCCAACTCCCTACTTTGGTCATAATAATCCATCCGTCCCACTTGTCACTTCTCAACAAAGGGAGCTTCATGATGGAACAGGTTGATGTCTCTCCCACTCATCTCGTTGTCATCGTCTTCTTGAGTTGGTTGTTCATTCCTCGCTAATAGTGTAGTGAGTTGTTGGGAGATGGTCTACATTTGTCTCCCTAAGATGGAAAATCTCTCTTCTACTAGATTTGCATCTTCCTCGTCCATTCTTCATGCATCATGACCTCAACCTCTACGTGGCATCATTGTAGGATAAGAAGCTCACACAATAACGAAACAATAGCGGGAGCCGAGGCTAATATGTAGCTAACAAATGAGAATCGTTAACCTCATGCAGTTATATCATACCCTAAGACCAAGTCATGCCCAAACACACCCAATCCAAAAATAGAGATTCTTCCacttgaaaagaaaggaaaaacaatGCAATAACCAGTGAATAATTGAAGCTTTATCCATTTTTGAAGTCTTAGATCATACGCCTTATGTGTGAAAACATGTAATTGCACAAACCCTAGCTCAAGGCTTGTAGAGAAGATAAAAAGATGTCCAAAAAACTGCTGGATATTTTCTGTTTATTGAGCTTTAtatgaaagaaaacaaaagaggtCCTAGCACTAATCTGGGTCGTCTATCAAGCATAAAGTATGGGCAGGATGTTATAATCTCAGCCCTACAATCTTATTTTAAAGGAAAAGACTAAAATACCCCTATTTACTTAAGTGAGACACAAGtaagaaaaaataaaccaaaattcgtctaaaaataagataaaatttgAAACTAAAGGGAAATGCTACCAAAAGACTCTTTCGTGGACCTAAAGGTGTACCACGAGTGATACAATGCGTGGTCCATTGATGGGTTTATGGATTTGGCCCATATTGGAAGATATTTGGGGCCCTTTTTATGCTCtaatccatcccaaaaatccttgGCAAGTACACATCAACCCGATCCATCAACATTAAGTAGTCCATGTCCTCATCAAATAGTCCTGCTAATAAAGCCAATCTCCAACACATCCTTTTATCCTTTCTTAGCCCTACTCCATGCCAAGCCTTCCGATTGATTCTGGCATCACCCAGGCAACAttgaataatcccatgattgaCGTTCGCATGCTTTGTGCGTAAgggcaatggatgaaaatgtgatcGACTGATTTTGCATCCGCCATGCATATCACACATATATTGGGCATCGCCAAGTATCTTTTTTGAAGATTGTTTGCCATTAGCACTCTTTTTGAAGATTGTTTTCATCTTTAGGGAACTTGTCAGCCATTAAGATTCCCCTCTACCGGTTTGGTAGCCAACCAGCCCATGGTAGTGGTGCCTATGGAGGGTGGTCATGCTCTGCTGAAGAGGAGCCCAGTTTATTGGATTCTCTTCTTCTTGCTCAGGTATACCAACTATTTGAATATCTCTGCTTTCAGAAAAATTTCTTATATCCAATCCTTAATGCCCCATTGCTGTATCATTTCAGTGGGAAGATTGCGCATGGAAAGGTCTTCTCAGATATGATGTGACGGCTTGTGAAACAAAGGTACTGTAGTTGTATGTAAGTTGGGAGGAATTGagtctgtacaagtggggcccatggttttgtgatggggACTGGTGATATGCTGGGCCCAACACTGGATGTGCCATGTGTGAAACACTGGTGATTGGTTAATTATGGGTCCCCATTCATTGGAAAGAAAGGCCAAAATGGAGGGATAGCAATTAGAATCTTCAATGCGGGAGAGCTTCTTGACATGGTACAtccagtggggcccatcaaagcAACAGTCTTGATTTACCTCTCAAGCTAGAGGGCACTTTAAATTTCCTCAGTCCAAGGATCACATAATTCCTTATAAATTAGTGTATTTTTTTGGAACTGTTGGAACTTTGGTATTTCTCCCAGTCATGGTTTTCAGTAATAATTAGGAGCCTGAAGTCTGAGTCGTGCATGCAGCTCATTAGCGGCCATTGGAAGTTTGTTGCTCAATTGAATGAAGCATGGAAATCCAAGTGCTTCACAGAACTTGAGGAGAACAAAGCCCCCCTCCAGAAGCTGGACCCTTTCAAATTCAACCGCATGAAAACCCGCAGGGAGGAGCTACTCTTCTGCGTTGCAAGTGGGGAGAAGGCGAAATCTGAGCTCATTACTTTGTCTGCAGTGCCTAATGATGCCAACTTGATCATTATCAATGTCTGTTTCCAAGGCctggtgtttttttattttttatgttacaGTTTGATCTGAAGCTTTTTCCTCCTTGCCTGTTATTGATTGTATGTCTCGTTTTTCAAGGCGAATCCTGTTGAATACGGCCATGTTTTCCTTGTGCCACGCAATTTCTATCATCAGTCATGCACTCTGGATGCAAGATCATTAGAAATGGCCACACGGGTTGCTGTTGAAATAAATAATTGCTCATTCCGTGCCTTCTATGACTGTCCCACATCTTCAAGAGCAAGTCATGTATATTTTCAGGTGATTAACTTGCTACACCTTGGCTCTCAGgttcttttctttatttcagaAATTCCAGCTTCCCAGAAATGTGAGGGGCATTCCTGGTAGATGACAACAACTGCTGAGTTGTTGGTGGCCTCCAATGTGAATATGGCCATTTGCGAAAACCAGATTggtacactcatcatgtgggcctccaCTAGATGAATAGAATGGATTGTGTTAAAAAATTTTGCCAACATGCAGCACTTATGCTGGGTGGGCCAGCATCATTTTTTTAAACAGTCCTCATCATGGTACTGGCCATCTTATGCATGGGTCAGATGTCCCATGTCTTTGGGTTAGCTCTTGCATGTCCCTATAAAGATGCATCTGCATGCAGGTCCCAGCAACCCCCCTCCATTCTTTCCCAATAATTAAGATTAACATAGAAcctttatttcctttgctatatGTGGCTTCACTTCTGTTTTCTGTAAGCACACTGACCATCTTCATTTTCACGTGTGGTTTACCAGGGGTGCTACTTTGCGAACCCTTTACCTGTGGAGCTCGTGCCGGCCATGCCTGTATGTGGGGATTGGCAGAAAAGAGGGATGCAGATCTGCGAGATTGCAGATTACCCTATCAAGGCTCTGTTGTTCGATGGCAATGACAACTTGAAAGGTTTGGTCAATTTAGTTTCGGAGATATGTTCCTACTTGCAAGACCAGGAGACTCCCTTCAGTCTTCTGATATCTGGTTGCGGCACTAAGATGTTCTTGTTTCCTCAGGTGAAGTAACTCTAGACATTTTTTCCTTGTCTTTTATTCGAAGACCTCACAATATGAGCAATCAACATGAACCTCATCCAACCTAACTCAGTTCGGGTACTGAAGCCACAATTCAGTTCCATCTAAATCGGTTTTGATTGTTGACGGGAACGACTCTTTTATAAAATCCTGTTTTTCCACCGTGGAACTATGTATGCCACCCTTCCTGCATCTTTGTCTGGTGTATGCAGGTGATTTGGCCACAATAGGTAGGCCATTCTCAAGGATTAGAGTCCTCTGCCCAAAGTTTCACACTGCATGCCCATCCTTTTCAGTTTGGATGGGTGGGGCAGTCAATGTTCagcgatccaaaccattggtctccTGGGTCCCCCACACCATGTCTCCAGAGAAGTACTGATTGGACAAACCTATCCTTTGGTTTTGTGGCCAAGTAATGAACAAATTAGAATAGAAATGCATCACCAGTCCACGATTCTAGTGAAAAAGGCAGAACACCAGCCACTAGAACCTTCAAATCTGGAGATTTTTGGGTGCATTTCTATCCACAATGGGACGACAGATGAATGGGGTTGAATTTCCGAGTCACAGGTCCCACTTTCACGCCTGAGAGGCCGAGTATAGGCTAGGCCTCCCAAACCTACCTCAAGGGGCATGTATACCATTTTACTTCGACTAGGAGTGTCTAAGCAAGTCCCCCTCCCTAGTTGAAAATTATTgcttcactctcactctctctcatgtTGAAAAGTATTGCTTCTGATGCTGACTGTGGCGTGGATGGGAATTCAGGTGCGCACACCAGCAACTGAGTGCGACCATTTTTCTGCTTGGCAATGTGGTGGTCACTTTGTTTTCAAGGGGAGGCATGACTTTGACCAGGTTACTGAGGCTTCTCTGGCCAAGCATCTATCCACCGTCTCCCTTGAAGATGATGCCTTCCAATCGGTTAAGCAGCTCTGCTGCAGTGTTGCAAGCAATAAGCTTGTTTCTTGAATTGGGCCTGCACCCTTTTATTGGACTGTTGGATCCAATTGGACTTTGGACTTTAATATCATACTTTTACCTActtctcaaataaataaataaataaataaaaagcataCTTTATGTTTGTGAAAGCCTTTTTTTTATGCTACTCTTGTAATAACATTATTTATTGGTATGGTTGAAAACCTGTGAAAAGTTATTTTGGTGTGGATTTATATGGTATTAGCAGCTCGGTGGATTGTGAGCCCCATGACCAGAAACCAGGGAGGATCTCAACCACTTGATCAATGAGCATTTACCTGTCCCAAGGGTGGTGCTGGGGCCCTTCCTGGcccaagtgaggcccatggttgcaCTGATCCTAACCTTTGGTATTATCTTTCTGGACAGCCTATGTGCCAAATGTCTTAGATTTAAAGATCCTAGCCGTTGAATGGATTTTTGCTTGAATgaggaccattttttttttctcctctctctctctctctctctctctctctctccaggttCTGTCTGCAGTGCGAGGCTCTCCTGTGGTTGATGATGATCAGCCTATTTGGGAGCCCATGGGACCATCATTTCAACATCTTGGGTGCCGGGACCAGGGAAGATCCTAAACTTCCCATCAACGGCACCCAAAACAATGGTAAGGGCAAGGTCCATTTTCAAAGGAGAAGAATTAAAGTGTTCAGTATTCCAACATGAGAGTATCTTCATCCACGGTTAGTTCTCCCATCTAAACGGTTTGGAGCGCTAAATATGAAGATGCATCCCATGGCTATAATCCTCCATGTATCCTCTGTCAACAGGGATGTATTCTAGCGACCTCTTTTTCGAAATCTTTTCGTCTTTTTGGGGAATGAGAGGCCCTGGATTTTCAAAATATTGTGATAGTCACAAAAGTTTATTTAGGTGTCAGGATAATTCATTTATACTTTAAACTTTTTATaagcattttttttaatttattataaataattgtAGCATGTATTTTATTTTCAACTAGATTTTCCCGATAATATTccaagaaaaatatcaaaatctgcAAATCTTTTGAGAAATTTTCACGCTGAGAGTGAGAACGATGGTTTGTCATTATGATGAGTAATGTTTTAAATTttggtgatattatcaataatataatGTATTAAATATTATTGATATTTAGTGATGTtgttgatattattgatattttgaTGAGGATGTCTGGTAGAAGGCTGTACCATTGATACTTGGGAAACATTTGTAACATCTAAAAATTgatgaaaaaggaaagaaaacttttaaaaatataaaaaaataccaaaaaaaacaagggaatgtatctcatttttttattaaatcAAAGTTTGGATTTGGAGAGAAATCGCAACTTGAAACGAAGATGGGCTGGAACTTGAAGTGCTGAAAAACGCATAGAAACTTCATTTTTTGTCCAAATGGTAGCATGAATTGCAAAGGAAGTTCATGTTTAGATATGGTTTTCATACATTGATATAGATTTgtgacaaaaaataataaaaataataacgtTTAAGTGAAAAATGAAATTAATTTGATAAATcctaattattttcatttttatattagAGAATATGTTTTTTGGTGTTAATTAATTTGGAATTTTGTGAGTTGGTTGATCTATTGATTGgctataaaatttataattttactGTATATTGATATTTTGACAACACATGATTAGGCCTTTGTGAAATAAATTTTTATCATGTTTAGTTGTTTTTTCCAATATTTTGATTAAAATATGTGTGAACATGTATTTTCTAACATCttatgaagtttcattgaaaaattcaatatGATATGTTTTTGAGTATTGGCTATACTTATACATGTTTTTGTGTCCCCA
This region of Magnolia sinica isolate HGM2019 chromosome 1, MsV1, whole genome shotgun sequence genomic DNA includes:
- the LOC131244363 gene encoding GDP-L-galactose phosphorylase 1-like, with product MVSVKQFEDDYHLWKQNTGSELSKCPRLPLSGNLSAIKIPLYRFGSQPAHGSGAYGGWSCSAEEEPSLLDSLLLAQWEDCAWKGLLRYDVTACETKLISGHWKFVAQLNEAWKSKCFTELEENKAPLQKLDPFKFNRMKTRREELLFCVASGEKAKSELITLSAVPNDANLIIINANPVEYGHVFLVPRNFYHQSCTLDARSLEMATRVAVEINNCSFRAFYDCPTSSRASHVYFQGCYFANPLPVELVPAMPVCGDWQKRGMQICEIADYPIKALLFDGNDNLKGLVNLVSEICSYLQDQETPFSLLISGCGTKMFLFPQVRTPATECDHFSAWQCGGHFVFKGRHDFDQVTEASLAKHLSTVSLEDDAFQSVKQLCCSVASNKLVS